The Seriola aureovittata isolate HTS-2021-v1 ecotype China chromosome 8, ASM2101889v1, whole genome shotgun sequence genome contains the following window.
CCAGAGCTCCATCTGTGTGTGACTTTTTGAAACCAGTTGACCCTCATGTGCCTCCATGTGGTCACATGTTTCTgtccatgcccccccccccccccccccggcagTGTTAGCATGCAGGACATGTGCTGCAAGGCCCCTGTGTGAAATATGTATTATGTGTTTCATGAGAACTGCCAGAAGACAGAGATAGGAAATCACACCTGCTGCGgccacatgcatgcacacatttcaCGCTTTTTCTCGCTTTCTGTCTCGCACACAAATCGCTCAGACGGACTCAGGTCGCAGCTCCTACACCTCTGAAAGCAAAACATCAGTTGGCTGACATCTCACATGGCTGGAATATCTTTGCTTTAACATTAGTAAAAGATGCAAACTCCCCTGTGTACACAGAGGGCCCTCTCGCCTACATTCCACAAACCTCCGCAATAAGGGAGTCCGGCGCTGCAGACCTCATGGCCACAGACGGGCCGTGAGGTATTTCGATTCTCAGAAGCACTGAATGAGGACGGGTGTTCTCTAGCATGTTTTTCTCATCtcacacagacagtcagactCTCTCTCGAACATCCtcaggaaagtttttttttcctgtttgcctGCCAACCTCGTTGTTGTGTCATGCTTCCCCATGTAACTCACAGGGACCATAGTCTGCCATCACCACAGCCCAATCCCCCGCTTTATTTAAATTCTCACCTACACCTTCTTGCCGGAATCAGGAGCCCAAAGCAGCTCTAGGTGTGTCCTTATGGGGTAATAAAGTTCTTACAAGCCCTTTCTAGTGAGTTACTTCATAGTTTTTGACCCACCAGGGTGTCCCCTGCAAAATGCGACAGATcttttttaaactgtgtcacTCCGTCATTCAAAAGCACATTCATGttgcattaaacaaatagtttttcttgttttactgttttggttcagactCACGCTCTCATTGCGTCGTTTTTGGTAGCAGCAAATAACCACTGATAAACGctctgtacactacctgcttTGTACCAAATAGCAGACAAAGTTACGGATTcgctggtgaacacagtggcaGCAGTTAACAGCAAAAGAGCTAGCCAGCcattttcctcaggagttggtggagatcAAAAGCAGCTAAAACAGTGAATATTGGAAATGAACTTAATTTTGCcgaacacaactccaaatgaatgctaatgttgctccatgtctgctggatgtgtaaattggcaactgtttgctaacaggTTAGCCATACCAACTCTACAAAGTGATATaaggtcagtgttgtgtttgcagatTAATGTGTTGCCAAAAATCAGTTAATGTAGGTTTAAAAAACTTTAATGGACACTGAAATACTGTTATGATTAATTAAAATCATTATCCTAACTGTTTGCATTTACAGTGCATGATTGCAAGATTTGTAATTGATCATGTTGTATCTGTAAATCCATCTCTCCGCCCTTCATTCATTCCCCTTCCCATCATATAGAAGTTAAGAAGATCAGGTGCATTGGACTCAAAATTGAGTGATTGGATTTTCTCATCATGTTCCCCATTTCCCAACCCTGACTTGTTCTGGTCCAGCCTCAGAGACATCAATGTAACGGTGTAAAAAGAGCACACAACTatagggagaaaaaaaaagggacactGACACTACGCTGTGAACTCTGACCCAGCGGGGAGATTAGGTGACGCCAGCAGAAGTTTGGAAAACCATGGTTAATGTTGAAAGAGAATAGTGAGCTTGTCATGCAGCACACCTAAAATCCCACACATGTGATTTTTTAATCATGATCATGACCCATTTAAAACTCTAATCAAAGGACACTGAGTGTGCTGCCAGCACAATAGGTCATTGTTATGTTCACTAAGCTACTTACTACTGTAAATAGGTCGACCTAATGTATGATTTGTTAGTGCCTGGTGCCCGCTAACTTGTTCCCTTCGCTGTGTGTCATGCATGCCCCCACGCTGGGTCCAAAGAGCCAAGTGAAGTTCATCAAGCGCTGGCTATAGATCGGCTTCGACATTTTTAATCCTAATTCAAAGAATTTGTTGAAATTGCAAGAATAaagaccatgaatgtctgtctAAGTATAGCTTAGTCTGTGTTTGAACAATGGGGTCAATACCCAAACTGGGCCATgactttgtttcttgtttcccATGACATGGaaactaatatttttttaatgagtctGCCGTGCAGGGAGATAAAGGTGTTACTGAGTGCAGACTCTGTAGGCAGGAAACCTCACAGTTCAACTTTCTCAGTCTGGTTCACCCTGCTTACACAAAGCAGctgtctgtcctctgctggTCAAAATAACACATTGCACCTCCTCCACACCACATTTTTGACTAAGGACAGTCTGTGTAGCGAGCACACAGGCTCAATGTATTTCACATCGTTGAGGTGTAAGTGAACTTCTTTTAATAGAGATAAATTACATATATTGTGTCTGTTTATATCATTTGTTTCTTACATGTCCATTCCTCTGTCCTTGCAGCTCCCCAACATGTTTGGCGCTCTGAGCTCCACTGTCATGTCTCTGATGATCGGCTCCTACGCTTCATCGGCTGTCACCTTCCCTGGTGTCAAGGTAACTTACAAAGGTTACATTAACAAAACACCTGTTGCACTGACACTGTCTACATGCTCTTCTCAAATAAACCATGTGATTATGAAACCATGTTACTGCCTTTATGATGCCTTTATGGTCAATGTTTGGGTAAAATAGAAGAGCATAATTGGATTTCTTTTAACATAAGAGAGCTTCACAAAAAAGATCTTATAATTTTTATTCATGAGACATTTTGAGTCTTAAGTGGTCTTGTGTTGACATCCCAAAATAGTCGTGGCCGTGTTtcagagtttttgttttaacagtggGTTAGCGTAAGTTTACTTTAATTACCATAATGTGATGTGACAGAGGTTGCTCTGTGCTTGACACCTACAGAGAACTATCCCcaaactctgcagcagcagccagctcTGCACTACTTGCTcaggttaaaaacaaaacaactggcACACAGTTAGCTGAAGGTAGCTTGAAGgtaatggagcatttagcagcttaagagccagatattttcctcgGGATTTagtggagacaaaaacagatggaaacacCACTCCAGATTAATACTAATGCTCCTCTGTGTCAGCcgaatgtgtaaataagcaacgGTTTGCTGACACATTCACATAAAAACTTTACAAGGTGATAATAGGTTAGTGTTCTGTTTACAGCTTCTGTTGCCCACAAGTCAAAGCATCGGTTAATGcagcttaaaaaaacaacaactgctatttactttaaaaaaaatttaataataataataataatcctcttTGTCTCCTGCTTACTTCTTCACAGCTGATCTATGATGCAGGCGTGTCCTTCCAGGTGATCATGTGGGCGTGGGCAGGTCTTGCTGGGTCCGTCTGTTTGAACTGTTTCTTGAACTGGCCTGCAGAAGGCTTCCCAACACCTGATGAGGTGGACTACAGGTCAGTGCCAGTCTGTTCCTTCACCTCATCTCAATGACACCAAGGGAGAAAAATATTCATCAGGACCCTCACTCCGACCCTCCAACCCTaatgcgtgtctgtgtgtatataacAGTAAGATCCTCACTACACTGAAAGACATGCCTTCATCGGACCAGAAGACTCTAGAAGAGAGCTTGAGACAGAAAAATGGAGACGTCCGACACTCCACGGAGAAGCTTCCTAACGGTCATGACGCTGCACCCAGTGagtcaacaaacacacacacaattactgtGCAAACATTTACTTCATGCAGTTGCGAGTTTGTGTCCCTCATCACAGGTCACATACGCCAACAGAGTGTGAGCAATTCAAACTAGACATTCTTTGTCCTCATATTGGTTTTGGGTTTTTCTAGATGGTTTTTGAGATCAAAAGAAGTCAAAATTATCAATTCACaagaaaaagtctttgttttgttttgtcccacATGTCCCAcaacttttacatttaatcCCTGATAAGAAATAAATCCTAATCATCAGCCCTGAACTCCCCGGATATGAAAGCAAATGAATTGTGTAACTGAAGCTtttacattaaatgaaacagaaatctccttctctctttagATGCCGTTCCCTTCCGCCGGTCTGTGTTCTCTCCCATCTTCCTGTGGAGTTTGGTTACAATGGGGATGACTCAGTTGAGGATCATCTTCTTCATGGGGGCGATGAACAAGATGCTGGAGTTCATGGTGACGCACGGCGAAGTGCATCGTGAGTGTCCAACACTCACTAATGATAACTGGGTTTTTAAATCTGCTTTACGTTATTACAAACTTTTGAGGACCATTGACAGAATAggtctttgtttatatttcagtaACCGAGCAGCTGGTGATTGAGGCGGAAGAAAAAGGTGAGCAGTGTCATAATGTGGCTTTAAATTTCTATACTTTATGTAACTTATTGGGCGTATCTTTAAAATTCTTCTTACTCTCTCACTCCTTCAGTGAGTTTCTACTCTTCCATCTTCGGcacgctgcagctgctgtgtctgGTCACATGTCCTCTGATTGGATACATTATGGACTGGAAGATGAAGGACTGTGAAGAGGAGAAGGTTGCTCCCCCAGGCACAGAGCAAAGGTACATGCAGTGTAACCTGACAGACTTGGTTGCgttaaataaagttgttgtttttgctgtttgttttctgttcattttagGCTTCACAAGGTTTGATAATGAAGAAATAGACAGGAAATATAGGGAAAGACAGAGGCGGGTGTGACATAAAACAAAGGTCACCTGCCAGAATCAAACTTTACAGTTATGTAGTATGTGAATTAACTAGCCCACCAGGCCAGTCGTAGACAAGACCTTTACATTAAGTGGTGTCCCAGGTAACTGCTAAACACCCTGGACATGATCGTGGCCATTTGGGTGACATAAAATGTGGTGAACACAACTGTAAACATGGTTGTTGGATGATGTAATGTTAAAGCACCTCTGTCTGTGCCCCATCAGACCGACCAGTGGGTCCAAGAGAGACCGTAAGATCCAGAAAGTGACCAACGCCATGAGAGCCTTCATCCTCACCAACCTGCTGCTTCTCGCTTTCGGATGCTGCTGCCTCATAGACAACCTGCCCCTACAggtaggacacacacacccgaacacacaaggaaacaagtGAAGAATAAATAGTCCCCAACACTCAGATGCATTGATTGTATTGCTTCTCTCTGCTTTAGATCTTGACCTTCATCCTCCACACAATGGTCCGAGGCTTCATCCACTCCTGCTGCGGAGGCCTTTatgctgctgtgtgagtgtgacactGCCGCTTCATCAGCCACATCAAACTGAAGCTCTGAACAACACCATCACATTTAGGAGGAAACTGGATAAGTTATCTTAGAGGTGTAAAGTTTCACAAGATTCCCATTTAAACCACAAAGCAGCAGTTAAAGTGGTGtcatgagtgaaaaaaaaaaggtgctttCAGTTTCCAGTTCATTAATAAGACGATAAACATTCAACTGAACACCTATACAATATTTAAAACCTGGAAATGAGACAACAAACTCTTTTCTGGCCCATTTGGAGTCGTTTTCGAGCAccatataaaaacagaacataaagcagcattttacagtGTGATAAAAGCAACCAGATGTGGTGACAGAATAAGGggatgttttatgtgtgttcaACAACCACACTACTGCAACACTTTCAGCATATTCTTATAAAAAAATTCTTATCTTGAACCACACAGAACATTATTAGGCTATATAATATTGTACATGTAATTTTTAACCCCTGTTGTTTCTTGAACACTTATGGAACATGTTGTCATAAAGGATTTGTATGTGTCAGTTCATTATCTCATAAGAGAGTGTGTGGGCCTGTACACAGCACACGTAAAGTATCTGCATTAATTTAACTCAGAGGGCGTTAAAACTACGTCAGGCTGGTGAGAGCCCTGCAGAGCCACAGCCACCTCTACATCAATATATAACTCAATCAAGAGTAATTAATGTATTACAAGCTGAGAAGTGTTGGTGCAGACTTTTGGTAACCACGCAGTATTTCTCCCACAGCTACCCATCAAACCACTTCGGCACCCTGACAGGCCTCCAGTCCATGATCAGCGCTGTGGTCGCTCTGCTTCAGCAGCCGCTCTTCATCGCCATGGTCGGCCCATTGAGCGGAGACCCCTACTGGGTGAGGACCCACTCTTATTTCTAGGCAcacttcacacagagacacacagatataaacaaGCTCTCAGCACTGTTCATTCTGGCAGCAAGGACATAAATTATATCATGTAGATAATTTTCTATCACACCAAGAATAaatttgagttttaaaaaatccaTTCCATAAATCTAAATTTCGCAGAAGCATAAGCCCACAACAATGATATCCTGCTCAGTTTTACTTATCTGTTCATTCCCTATTTCCCTAATGACTGATAATCCCACTAGTGATGTAACTGAAGGCTGAACAGCCATCCACAGTTATGTAGTCCAGTGGAGGGCAGTAaatttgttcttgttttcaaagacaaaataaactgGAACAGCGATCAGGAGCTGTATGACTTTAACTTTCATCTTGGTCTTCCAACCATCCTTCAGATCAACCTCGGCCTGCTGATCTTCTCACTTGCTGGCTTCCTGTTGCCGGGTTACCTGTTCTACCACCGCACATGCCTGCAGAGGGAAAAGGAGGCCAGAGACAGGCGGGCCGGCGGTCAGGAGTTGCAGGCGCTCAACCACACTGAGGCCAACGGCCACAAGCCGCACAGCAATGGTCTCGCTGCTGTGGAGGCTTAGACAGCATGACAGAGCCGAGGATTGGGGGAATGtaggatttattttttgtatgtgCCTTCAAAAGGAGCACCAGCaattaactaaaaaaaactatgtaaaaaaacaatatatatatacacacacacacacacacacacacacacacacacacacacaaacatttatatatatatatatatatatatatatatatatatatatatatagtatatatattgcatatatatcattgttttgttttgttttttgttatttttttggtcATTACTGGTGCAAATTTTGCTCCCCACAAACCGTATCACAGAGCATGCAggaccccaccccccaccccaccccccaccccccaggaGAAGATGTGTCAtcatcatttgtttctgtttatttatttttggtctATATCAATGAACCAAATTAGTGTGATGTAAAGCCATAGATTTCACTCTCACATGAACACGCACAGccacatgcacacagcctggTGAAACCTCTGTGTGTCAGACTGCGGTATATCACGGTACTTGAAATAAATGATATAGTTTTCACAGCCTTCTGATAACCAGCACAATCCTTGCTAACACCAAAGAACAGCTTGATGAGCGTTACACTTTCTAGTTCAGCATTGTTTCATGAGTGTGCTAATGAAGCAAACATTTAGTATTTGGGCTGTTTCTACTCTGATCCCCTCAGAAAAAGCTACAAATATATATCAGTACACTATTAAGAGCATCTGAACGTCTGAATACCACACCTTTGGTACGTATGAAGAAGGTTTTCTGGGTATTTTCACTGCCCACACAgtttttcaaacacacatacacgcacagaTATGCTGGTTGTAGAGACACATATCtacctcctctgtttccttgttttgtctctctgcaaCCGACTCTTATGTCTGTCcatcatatgtttttttgtttgttttttttttttacattaggAAATATTAAATCCCTTAAATGTCAAACACCCCAAATGACAAATTGAATCATGCAGAATTGTCTCCTTGTGTATTCATGTCAGTTAGAGGTAATGCTGATGCAGCCCTTGTACTTTTGGAATTTTTAtatgtaagaaaaacattttttaaatgaaatttcaCAAGGCAAAATATGACTGATGAAAATTctgacacacagtgtgtgtcagtggtgttaAACACTTTGTACTGCTTTATGCACAGAAATGAattagtgtgtgtataaaaTATGTATTCAAGTGTCTTTTTATACTCTAGCTGCAGTAGCATTAAAAAGGGAAGCGTTTGTTATTTTGTAGTGTGCTTATCATGATTTACTGTGTCGTCTGCTTTTGCCTTTtcgctttttttttgttgttcatgtATTGATTTTGGAGCAAACATACCTCCAGCAAAATTGTATTTTGTAAATAGAACTGAggtgtctttttattttattacatattcTGCTTGCTTTACTATATATgggtgtatacagtatattacagtatatgaacCAATGGCTGAGGAGTCAGTGGCTGCGGTTAAACTTgtcttttaatgtgatttttctgcTTCAATGCTCAAAAGtcacaataaaaagacagatCTAGCTGTTGATCCCCTTGTTTCAGCTAGCTGCacatcaaaacagaaaagtgtACATTTCTTCCATAGTGACAACAAAATGTATCTGTGTCTAACATGTTTGTTCTGCACACAGCAACAGTGTCTTGTAGATTTATGAAATCAGTTGtaatgtataattttttttttcttttttggctcAGTCAATTTCAGTGAGACAGCTTTAAGCTTCAAGACAGCTTTAGAAGACCTTTCCTATCTTGTAGGAtgtatttcttttctgctttctAGTTACCATGATCATTCACACTGAGGATGACCGagattctgtgttttgtttcaacTCTGTGCCTTCGTTGCCACCTTGGCTTCATTGCAGTAGAAGTGAGTGTGAGATTAATGCCTCTGACAAATGTCTTTCTCTGTATACCAAAGCCATGATTAGAGACTGTAAAGCTAGTCAATAGTACAGTACTTTTCCTCAGGAGGACATACAGAggcaaaataacacaaatgcCTTATGACAAAATGCATTAGTCCTGCAGTAAACACCAGTTTGGCCACAGTATTAGGTTTTTATCGATTGTTGCAGGTGTTGATTCAGCTTGGTGGTCATTTTaaaggctgtagtttgtgttctTTAGTGTAAAAACtgttaaatgcatttcattGTGTTGGGAAGGGTTTCCAGTTCCAATTACTTTCCTCTTTCCACATTACAGTATTTAATTTTTGAAACTATTATACCATCAGCAACAACTATCTGACCTCTTTGTACCTCTGTAAGTTGCCTTAAAAGTCCCTGTTGAAGCTGACAAATACTGCCAAAGGTCATTCAACTTAATGTCACTCCATTGTGCTTATGCCTTTGTAACTGAGATTTACAGTAGTTGGTACCAAAATTGTCAGTGTATTAAGTTTAATCAACACCTGACAGTCtctacaacaaaataaacataattagCTTTAGCTGTATCTTAACACTATATCATTTACACTGGCTTGTCTAATCTTCTGTCCTTACCCTCAGAGTTGAGGTGCTTGTATGTCTTGCTAAATGTACGCCTTTCTTTCCTGCCTTCAATCAATATATCCAGCTTgtgcatttgaaaaataaatgtatgaatgtaaatgtatgttcTAAGTGGCATTTTTTTCAATCATCCTTTTAAAGAGAGCAGCAAGGTGCCGCAGAGTCAGTTTGATTGTCATTGTTGCTGCAAGTGGATCATATAGTCTAAGACAACCCAAAAACTCCAAATTCAAAAAACATGCcttaaaaaggagaaacaaacaaagtatAATAACCAACGTTTATTTGATTTTGGCATTATGGTCAAAAGATAtcacaacaaaatcaaagaGGGACATACATACTGTGCCTGCTCAGTCATCCACAAAACCACACAGCTTATGAACATCAGGTTTCTGCCTTTTACACTGCTCTGTAACATGTCTTCCTGTCATCACCCACATCCACTGTGTCACTGCTCCTTTCACTCTCATTCATCACACAATCACTTTCATCCTTTGATTCATCCCCTCTGTCATCAAAACATACTCTCAATAATACAGTTATCtgtaaaacatacacacacacacacacacacacacacacacacacacacacacacacacacacacgcatccttttacaaaatgtacagtcacacaaacattcaaacacaggcatgcacacagtGGGCTCCTGTCTATCTGAGGCTATTGCTGTTGGGTTGTGATCCAGCGAGGCCAGGGTGGTCGGGACTGTGACGGTTCTGGAGGGGGATAGAGcatcagtgaaacacacagtTAATAATGGTCATTCCCGACACATAAGTTTATGTTAATgatgagagagaagacaggGCTTTATAGttgtgcctgtgtgtggggACTATGAGCTGATAATTGGAGATTCTTAAGTAATAGATGCAATAGTAACTGTAGTCTCATTAAGATAACACAAGTCTCTCAGAACTCAGCACACTGATAAAACctgcattttcacatttaacaaacaTCTGCAAGAAAATATTTGGGCTAAATGCCATCTCTGAATCAAAGGAGTAGGTGATAAACTGCTTCTGATCAACCACAAGCTGATTAATGAACACCCAGGGTGACAGGATTGTTAGCTGATTCATGAACAGTGAACTTTAAACTCttaaagctgaaaatgttcaGAGAAAAGACTAAGTGATGCAAAATTATGGATCCCATCAGAGTTGTGGGCAGAAGTTCTCTAACTAGTAGGGAAAACCAAATGGTTAAACCTgcataaatcaacatttttatgttaaattttTCTTCAAATTGCTACATGCAGTGAGAAAAAGGGTGGCTCTTAGTGAGCTCACCCAAAACCCAAATCACTGTTGCCgctatattttagttttaataattgttttgtttaggGCTCACACATTTACTTTATGGTTCAGGCTCAGCTATTCTCCACAAATCTGTTTCCAGAAAAGCATATTGCACACTACCTTCCCAGCACTTAACAGTAGATAGACAAAATTAGTGAACTAACTGGTGAGTTAAATACCTAGCAAGCTGAAGACCCAGATGTCTTCTCAGATGTCTGTGAGGACCACAATCAAAAGGTTGaatttttttgaatttgttcAAGTGTGCagggaatgaaatgaaaaaaaaaaaacaggtgaggTGATAATGTTATTACCTGTCTACTTGATGTTACAGTTAGAGACAGGCCAGTCATGgctttataaaataataactcTGTGCTGTTGCCTGCAAGCTACTTTTTGAGTCCTTTCACTCCATAGAGACCAAAAATCAGCACAGTtgtaattaatcaatcaatcaagcaaGCAACATACAGACTCAGCGTCCAGATAAAAGACATAGATTGAATAATGTACAAAAgtgcaataattttttttttttaaaaacctggtTTGAAAAGAGTACACATCAATGTcctacaaagagacaaatgtATCAATGTCTCCACAGCTGGGATTGGAAGTGTAGCACGTAGCACTAAACCTTAGGTTTGATAGTCCAAAGATGATTTAATTTTCAGAGTAATTAAGCTGGCAAATAAATtcatacattacatttcttAGGATGGTTTGTAAAGTACTGACTCCTGCAGCCACAAAGTTTCACTTTCACAACACCATCCCTTAAGTAATAACTCCTGGCATTGTGATAAGCTACTTGAAGACTCTGTaaacttgtttttctgtagTTTGACCACAAGTGTGCAGTATAGAGTAGTGTGCAATATGCTCTGAACAGAGACATCTTCACTCTATACGTACATGCACTAAACTTGTGTAAGAGAACGTTTCCTTGTGCGTAAATCATGAATTAGTTTGAAACTGGAAATGTGTCTGTTATTTGGTATTTGTTCCAACTTTTAAGATAATAAAGTTTAGATATGGGTTTTAGGTCAGGATAAGGGTCTTGGATGGACTTCCATCTTTGTCCATGACTGCAGTGGCATCCATAATGACACCTAACTGGCAATTTAGTGAATTACTGAGGTCttgataaatggatggatggattttaccttcttctttttcttgtctttcttctttttcttgcgGTCGGGATCGtcgtctctctttttcttcttcttcttgggaTCAGAGTCTGATGGAGTTTCTGTGATGTCAAAAAGAAGCAGGTTAGTGGCCTGAAAGCATTTTACATTCCTTTGTGTTTATGCAGAAGTCTATTTATGTCACACCTTGTGGTAGTGGGTCCTGTGGTCGAtggtgtttgtgcttgtgtttgctcTTCTTCTTTGGAGGCTGTATGTGCATCAGTCTGTACTGTTCTGGGAgctgggaaaaaacaaacacaaaaacatgcatataaGCATTCAACTGAACGATCTCATTAAGAAATGAAAGATACTGGTTTCAAGCAGGTCACAATATTCTAACTATAGATAAATTGCCATAATACTGTTAATAGTTTATGTAATTAGGTGTCAGTATGCTGAAAATGAGTGAGACTTTACATCTTGTGAGTCTACATGTGCTGTGTTATGTATTCAGTTAGTACCGGTCCTGTGTGTAGTCTGAAGCCTGTGAGCAAAGCGCCGGTGAGCGGGCTGAAGGAATTCCCACACACTGGAGGCTTATCAATCAAAGACCGCAAAGAGCTGCCGTCCTGAGTGCCCGGACAGTCGATCATACCTGCagcaaacaggagaaaagacaAGTTGGAATGAGGAGGGAAAGCGACAGACATCAAAATGCAGGAGAAGCAGTGAAAGGCAAGTCGGTGAGCCCTGCACAC
Protein-coding sequences here:
- the med19a gene encoding mediator of RNA polymerase II transcription subunit 19-A, translated to MTEMFSTMFGQNEAQGQPGSSSLAFGPGKPAPPLPQNQVSMSGQIPPQLGDEGPTLRKPGAMNEPFYLLRELPVGNELTGNTNLITHYNLEHAYNKFCGKKVKEKLSNFLPELPGMIDCPGTQDGSSLRSLIDKPPVCGNSFSPLTGALLTGFRLHTGPLPEQYRLMHIQPPKKKSKHKHKHHRPQDPLPQETPSDSDPKKKKKKRDDDPDRKKKKKDKKKKKNRHSPDHPGLAGSQPNSNSLR
- the slc43a1a gene encoding solute carrier family 43 member 1a, translating into MSPSLLQAYRRRWWMAVTAVIENLLCSAVLLGWGSLLIMLKREGFYSHLCTVNDSLVMSLGNSSGSEPEEWVSCVDQEEMLNLGFTIGSFLLSATTLPLGILMDKFGPRPLRLVGSTCFGLSCVMMAVSAYDPNVLSALIFLALSLNGFGGICLTFTSLTLPNMFGALSSTVMSLMIGSYASSAVTFPGVKLIYDAGVSFQVIMWAWAGLAGSVCLNCFLNWPAEGFPTPDEVDYSKILTTLKDMPSSDQKTLEESLRQKNGDVRHSTEKLPNGHDAAPNAVPFRRSVFSPIFLWSLVTMGMTQLRIIFFMGAMNKMLEFMVTHGEVHLTEQLVIEAEEKVSFYSSIFGTLQLLCLVTCPLIGYIMDWKMKDCEEEKVAPPGTEQRPTSGSKRDRKIQKVTNAMRAFILTNLLLLAFGCCCLIDNLPLQILTFILHTMVRGFIHSCCGGLYAAVYPSNHFGTLTGLQSMISAVVALLQQPLFIAMVGPLSGDPYWINLGLLIFSLAGFLLPGYLFYHRTCLQREKEARDRRAGGQELQALNHTEANGHKPHSNGLAAVEA